The Trichocoleus desertorum ATA4-8-CV12 genome window below encodes:
- a CDS encoding protein kinase, translating into MDTLLGKTLQGGKYTLEQELGRGGFGITFKAIHRYLGQPVVIKTLNEGMRQQPNYAEFELKFQDEARRLALCVHPNIVRLSDFFIEDDRSYMVMDYIPGSTLEAVVFPDHPLSEAIAIHYMRQIGDALKVVHRNGLLHRDIKPQNIILRQGTQEVVLIDFGIAREFTPGVAQTHTSMISSGYAPIEQYVSHEKRTPATDVYGLAATLYALLTAQIPVASILRDRQQMPAPRDLRPELSPAVNQAVMRGMAVEVHYRPATIDEWLAMLPEAAPTTPAAPVAATQTVATVAVAPRNPVVSPQPTPVGDRTNAMIPDRRTGVPLPLLLGGVAIATVAAVALGTVALKSRQPATEMTVTSSASPSPEVTPTPTPALSPTPSITPSEPPPLEASPTVTPTPVIEPSPPINFEEPADQPKEKPTRNETGDRTSTIPSNQPVPGIPTGSSKSEVEQVLGAPASLQTGYWPNTRSALYDLGNGVNLGYIYDRDSNRVRQTEVSFPPSSDPLVMRVALNGMLSGGSSEEIEAALKQVRDRQTSQYSFERNGVKGVIQRDDRDRIYIGVWDADLH; encoded by the coding sequence ATGGACACACTCCTCGGCAAAACCTTACAGGGTGGCAAATATACCCTAGAGCAAGAACTAGGGCGGGGTGGCTTTGGCATTACGTTCAAGGCCATCCATCGCTATTTGGGGCAACCTGTGGTGATCAAAACCCTGAATGAAGGGATGCGCCAGCAACCAAACTATGCCGAGTTTGAGCTTAAGTTTCAGGATGAAGCTCGGCGATTGGCATTGTGTGTGCATCCCAATATTGTGCGGCTGAGCGACTTTTTTATCGAGGATGACCGCTCCTACATGGTGATGGACTACATCCCTGGCTCCACGCTAGAGGCTGTGGTTTTTCCAGATCATCCTTTGTCAGAGGCGATCGCGATTCACTACATGCGGCAGATTGGTGACGCTCTGAAAGTGGTACACCGCAATGGGTTGCTGCACCGAGATATCAAACCCCAAAACATTATTCTGCGCCAAGGCACTCAAGAAGTGGTGCTGATTGATTTTGGCATTGCGCGAGAGTTTACTCCCGGTGTGGCCCAAACTCATACGAGCATGATTTCGTCGGGTTATGCGCCGATTGAGCAATATGTTTCTCATGAAAAGCGTACTCCAGCCACAGATGTGTATGGGTTGGCAGCAACTTTGTATGCTCTATTGACCGCTCAAATTCCGGTCGCATCGATTTTGCGCGATCGCCAACAAATGCCTGCCCCGCGAGATCTCCGCCCTGAACTCAGCCCAGCAGTAAACCAAGCGGTGATGCGAGGGATGGCGGTGGAAGTGCATTATCGTCCTGCAACGATTGATGAATGGCTGGCGATGCTACCAGAGGCGGCACCCACGACACCCGCAGCACCTGTAGCAGCAACTCAGACTGTGGCGACAGTAGCAGTGGCTCCCCGAAATCCGGTGGTATCACCCCAACCTACTCCAGTAGGCGATCGCACGAATGCGATGATTCCCGATAGGCGAACTGGTGTGCCTCTACCTTTGCTCCTAGGAGGCGTGGCGATCGCGACTGTGGCTGCGGTGGCGTTAGGAACAGTGGCGCTGAAGTCTCGCCAACCTGCGACAGAAATGACTGTGACTTCCAGTGCCTCCCCTAGCCCAGAGGTGACACCCACACCTACCCCTGCTCTCTCTCCTACACCTAGCATCACACCTTCTGAGCCTCCCCCGCTAGAAGCTTCGCCTACTGTTACCCCAACGCCAGTAATAGAGCCTTCTCCACCGATTAATTTTGAGGAACCAGCGGATCAACCTAAGGAGAAACCAACAAGAAATGAGACGGGCGATCGCACTTCCACAATTCCAAGCAACCAACCCGTACCCGGAATTCCCACGGGCAGCTCCAAAAGTGAAGTGGAACAAGTGTTAGGAGCACCTGCTAGCCTCCAGACGGGCTATTGGCCCAATACTCGCTCGGCTTTGTATGATTTGGGCAATGGCGTAAATCTGGGCTACATCTACGATCGCGACTCGAATCGAGTGCGGCAAACAGAGGTGTCGTTTCCTCCCTCATCTGATCCGTTGGTGATGCGGGTAGCGCTAAATGGCATGCTCAGCGGCGGGTCTAGTGAGGAGATTGAAGCGGCCTTAAAACAAGTGCGCGATCGCCAAACCAGTCAATATTCATTCGAGCGCAATGGGGTAAAGGGTGTGATCCAGCGAGATGATCGCGATCGGATTTACATCGGGGTGTGGGATGCAGATTTGCATTGA
- a CDS encoding type II toxin-antitoxin system HicB family antitoxin, giving the protein MQVKYELIIYWSEVDQAFIVEVPELLGCVADGETYQEAVQNVEVVIHEWLETSQELGRPIPEPKGRLLFA; this is encoded by the coding sequence ATGCAAGTTAAGTACGAACTAATTATTTACTGGAGCGAAGTCGATCAGGCCTTCATCGTCGAAGTGCCCGAATTGCTTGGTTGTGTGGCAGATGGTGAAACCTACCAGGAAGCAGTGCAAAACGTCGAAGTTGTGATTCACGAATGGCTTGAAACTTCGCAAGAGCTAGGACGACCCATTCCGGAACCTAAAGGTCGATTGTTATTTGCCTAA
- a CDS encoding class I SAM-dependent methyltransferase has protein sequence MTATAAKTAPRLASRLVNGVLSIKPLAKLAKNRARNMMIKRAETIGVYWPKEVQILKARGGTAEFSPEWEADLAQVQNPNLTYPDYYLTSFHAYEEGNMGWEPATEVEVAAHAVHARIWPEAGAQGDAKLRQSYHNVLKAEILADPKDILDLGCSVGMSTFALQETYPQAKVTGLELSPYFLAVARYKAQQHQAPIDWVHAKAEDTGLPEASFDLVSACLVFHELPQSAAIAIFREASRVLRPGGHLTIMDMNPQSEIYAKMPPYILTLLKSTEPYLDQYFALDIEKALVEAGFHPPTITSNSPRHRTIVAQKA, from the coding sequence ATGACTGCCACTGCTGCCAAGACTGCTCCCCGCTTAGCTTCTCGCTTGGTAAATGGAGTACTTTCCATTAAACCCTTGGCCAAACTAGCCAAGAACCGTGCTCGCAACATGATGATTAAGCGGGCTGAAACCATTGGAGTTTATTGGCCAAAAGAGGTGCAAATTCTCAAAGCGCGAGGTGGCACTGCCGAATTTTCGCCAGAGTGGGAGGCAGACTTAGCGCAAGTTCAGAATCCTAACCTGACTTACCCAGACTATTACCTGACCTCGTTCCACGCTTACGAAGAAGGCAATATGGGATGGGAGCCTGCGACGGAAGTTGAGGTGGCAGCGCACGCAGTCCATGCTCGAATTTGGCCAGAAGCAGGAGCGCAAGGTGATGCTAAGCTGCGCCAGAGCTACCACAACGTGTTGAAAGCCGAGATTCTCGCGGACCCAAAGGATATTCTGGATTTGGGATGTAGTGTCGGCATGAGCACGTTCGCACTACAAGAGACCTATCCTCAGGCAAAGGTAACGGGTCTGGAGTTGTCCCCTTACTTCTTGGCGGTTGCTCGCTACAAAGCCCAACAACACCAAGCTCCGATTGATTGGGTTCATGCTAAAGCCGAAGACACAGGCTTACCCGAGGCCTCATTCGATTTGGTTTCGGCTTGCTTGGTGTTTCATGAACTGCCTCAAAGTGCGGCGATCGCAATTTTCCGAGAAGCAAGCCGAGTTTTGCGTCCCGGTGGGCACTTGACGATCATGGACATGAACCCCCAGTCCGAGATCTACGCCAAGATGCCACCCTACATTTTGACGTTGCTCAAAAGCACTGAGCCTTATCTCGATCAATACTTCGCTTTGGATATAGAAAAGGCGCTCGTCGAAGCGGGCTTCCATCCACCCACCATTACTTCCAATAGCCCCCGCCACCGTACCATCGTGGCTCAAAAGGCTTAG
- the mug gene encoding G/U mismatch-specific DNA glycosylase, which yields MASLRRPTKAEIQGAIGKTMIDVIAPDLKVLFCGINPSFYSAVVGHHFARPGNRFWPTLHMAGFCDRLFDPAEDRDLLKLGYGITNVVDRATATADELSKQELLIGGQNLATKVEQYRPRCLAVLGIGAYRTAFSKPKAVVGRQEETLHNAIVWVLPNPSGLNTHYQLKDLAEVFRELLVAIKNF from the coding sequence ATGGCCTCTCTACGCAGACCAACCAAAGCAGAAATCCAAGGGGCGATCGGCAAAACAATGATTGATGTCATCGCGCCTGATCTCAAGGTGCTGTTTTGTGGCATCAATCCCAGCTTCTACAGCGCTGTGGTGGGTCATCATTTCGCGCGTCCTGGCAATCGCTTTTGGCCGACTTTACATATGGCTGGCTTCTGCGATCGCCTATTTGACCCTGCCGAGGATCGTGACCTGCTCAAACTCGGCTACGGCATCACCAACGTAGTCGATCGCGCTACCGCTACAGCCGATGAGTTATCCAAGCAAGAACTATTGATCGGCGGTCAAAATCTAGCAACCAAGGTAGAACAATATCGCCCACGCTGCTTAGCCGTGTTAGGAATTGGCGCATATCGTACTGCCTTCAGCAAACCCAAAGCTGTAGTCGGACGACAAGAAGAAACCCTCCACAACGCGATCGTCTGGGTATTGCCGAACCCCAGTGGTTTAAATACTCATTATCAACTCAAAGATTTAGCTGAGGTCTTTCGAGAATTGTTAGTTGCAATCAAAAATTTCTGA
- a CDS encoding BamA/TamA family outer membrane protein: MRVPTLALCTLAAVAAWDLTHQASAGQAPKAVAPQPTASNFVVPAETTAPTTVEAIAPPETLVAQQFSDNTTQVSDSAQYYQQYQPAVVVPTAPIQPPTQPAAFPTPSTPKTTGSNAIAPKPQVAATPNRTTTPPATNGDLVVTATDVQILGANEDLQRIIQNVIRTRTGGNTSQSQLQDDVSRILSTGLFATARVSSRSNPSGLDVTYQVTPVVVRSLQLTGAKVLTPAIAQELFAAQLGAPASPAALDQAGRNVNEWYKKNGYSLARVIAIEPSQNGVVTLEVAEGTVGKINFLFVNTQGETVDEEGKTIQGRTQESFLRREIQLQPGQAFREDVVRQDLQRLYQLGLFDNAEITLDGDSRQVDVTYNLTERSPRAVNVGAGYSEDSGLYGTVNYQDQNIGGVGQSVGGNVLVGRRDVQFDANFKSPYRASQPDKIGYQVDTFRKRGLSSTFNEDIGLPNGDKVREGKFGGGVTLQRPLGDWQGSAGLNYTRTSIRDSEGNISPVDELGNPLSFSGTGIDDLTTVSFGATRDRRNNPVNPTDGSVLTLSTAQSVPVGQGNILSNRLQANYTQYVPTRIINSSEKEPEVFAFNLQGGTTIGDLPPYNAFNLGGPNTVRGYGQGEVATGRSYVLASAEYRIPILSSPVSGVVFADFASDLGSGNTVPGDPGAVREKPGTGFGYGLGVRVKSPLGIIRADYGINDQGDDRLQFGLGQRF, encoded by the coding sequence ATGCGTGTCCCAACTCTTGCACTTTGTACCCTAGCTGCTGTGGCGGCCTGGGATTTAACTCACCAAGCGAGCGCTGGTCAGGCACCGAAAGCCGTCGCCCCACAGCCCACAGCCAGCAACTTTGTCGTTCCTGCTGAAACCACTGCGCCCACGACGGTAGAAGCGATCGCCCCCCCAGAAACTCTAGTCGCTCAGCAGTTTTCAGACAATACGACCCAGGTGAGCGACAGCGCTCAGTACTACCAACAATATCAACCCGCTGTCGTAGTCCCAACTGCGCCCATTCAACCTCCGACTCAGCCTGCCGCCTTCCCCACGCCCTCTACTCCAAAAACTACGGGCTCTAATGCGATCGCTCCTAAGCCTCAAGTTGCCGCTACGCCCAATCGCACAACCACACCACCCGCTACCAATGGCGATCTGGTCGTCACTGCCACGGATGTGCAAATCCTAGGAGCCAACGAAGACCTGCAACGAATCATCCAAAATGTGATTCGCACTCGCACAGGTGGAAACACGAGCCAAAGCCAATTGCAAGATGATGTGAGCCGAATTTTGAGTACAGGGCTATTTGCCACTGCGAGGGTCAGCAGCCGTAGTAACCCTTCGGGCTTGGATGTCACCTATCAAGTCACGCCAGTGGTGGTGCGATCGCTGCAACTGACTGGGGCCAAAGTCCTCACTCCCGCGATCGCCCAAGAATTATTTGCTGCTCAGTTAGGTGCTCCAGCGAGTCCCGCCGCCCTCGACCAAGCGGGACGCAATGTTAATGAGTGGTACAAGAAAAATGGTTACTCTCTAGCCAGGGTCATTGCCATTGAACCCAGCCAAAACGGGGTCGTTACTCTAGAAGTAGCGGAAGGAACGGTTGGTAAAATCAACTTCCTCTTTGTGAATACCCAGGGAGAAACCGTCGATGAAGAAGGCAAAACGATTCAGGGTAGAACTCAGGAATCATTTCTGAGACGAGAAATCCAGTTGCAGCCAGGACAAGCCTTCCGAGAAGACGTGGTACGGCAAGATTTACAGCGCCTCTACCAACTGGGCTTGTTTGATAATGCCGAAATTACGTTAGATGGTGATTCTCGGCAGGTGGATGTCACCTACAATCTTACAGAGCGTTCGCCCAGAGCCGTAAACGTGGGGGCTGGCTACAGCGAAGACAGTGGGCTTTATGGCACCGTCAACTACCAAGACCAAAACATTGGCGGCGTGGGCCAAAGTGTTGGCGGTAATGTGCTGGTGGGTCGCCGAGATGTGCAGTTTGATGCCAACTTCAAGAGTCCTTACCGTGCCAGCCAACCTGACAAGATTGGTTATCAAGTAGATACCTTCCGCAAACGAGGTCTTTCCTCCACGTTTAACGAAGATATTGGGCTACCCAACGGCGACAAAGTTCGCGAAGGTAAGTTTGGGGGTGGTGTCACGCTCCAAAGACCGTTGGGAGATTGGCAAGGTTCGGCGGGGCTGAACTATACTCGCACCAGCATCCGGGACAGCGAAGGCAATATTTCCCCAGTAGATGAACTTGGCAATCCTCTTTCCTTCAGCGGTACAGGCATTGATGATCTGACGACGGTTTCGTTTGGAGCCACGCGCGATCGCCGCAACAATCCTGTGAACCCAACCGATGGTTCAGTGTTGACCCTCAGCACCGCTCAATCGGTTCCTGTAGGACAGGGCAATATTCTCTCGAATCGGCTGCAAGCAAACTACACGCAGTATGTCCCAACTCGCATCATCAACTCTAGCGAGAAAGAGCCAGAAGTCTTTGCCTTCAACTTGCAAGGAGGAACCACAATTGGTGATCTGCCTCCCTACAATGCTTTCAACTTAGGTGGCCCGAATACAGTACGGGGTTACGGCCAAGGGGAAGTTGCTACGGGTCGCAGCTATGTTTTAGCCTCCGCGGAGTACCGCATTCCCATCTTGTCATCGCCTGTGAGTGGAGTAGTGTTTGCGGACTTTGCCTCCGATTTAGGCTCTGGCAATACGGTTCCTGGCGATCCAGGGGCGGTGCGGGAGAAACCAGGTACAGGATTTGGCTATGGGCTGGGAGTGCGAGTTAAGTCGCCTCTGGGCATCATTCGGGCTGATTACGGTATCAACGATCAAGGAGACGATCGCCTCCAGTTCGGTCTAGGGCAGCGGTTCTAA
- the ftsH2 gene encoding ATP-dependent zinc metalloprotease FtsH2 codes for MKLSWKTVLLWALPAVVIGFFFWQGAFAPTPVDMSSNAASTRMTYGRFLEYLDTGRVTSVDLYEGGRTAIVEAVDPELDNRVQRLRVDLPGNAPELISRLRNDKISFDVHPPRNDGAIWGLLGNLVFPILLIAGLFFLFRRSNNVPGGPGQAMNFGKSRARFQMEAKTGVMFDDVAGVEEAKEELQEVVTFLKKPERFTAVGARIPKGVLLVGPPGTGKTLLAKAIAGEAGVPFFSISGSEFVEMFVGVGASRVRDLFKKAKENAPCIIFIDEIDAVGRQRGAGIGGGNDEREQTLNQLLTEMDGFEGNTGIIIIAATNRPDVLDSALLRPGRFDRQVTVDAPDIKGRVEILQVHARNKKLSDEVSIDLVARRTPGFTGADLANLLNEAAILTARRRKEAITMLEIDAAVDRVVAGMEGTPLVDSKSKRLIAYHEIGHAVIGTLVKAHDPVQKVTLIPRGQAQGLTWFTPSEEQGLISKAQLMARIMGALGGRAAEEVIFGDSEITTGAGNDLQQVSGMARQMVTRFGMSDLGPLCLESQSGEVFLGRDLMTRSEFSDEISSRIDGQVRSIVEHCYDESRRIIRENRTVVDRLVDLLIEKETIDGDEFRQIVAEYTVVPEKEQYVPQL; via the coding sequence ATGAAATTGTCTTGGAAAACAGTGCTGCTGTGGGCACTGCCCGCTGTGGTCATCGGTTTCTTCTTTTGGCAAGGCGCTTTTGCTCCCACTCCAGTAGATATGAGCAGCAATGCGGCGAGTACCCGCATGACCTACGGTCGCTTTCTGGAATATTTAGACACAGGTCGAGTCACAAGTGTTGACCTCTATGAAGGAGGACGGACAGCAATTGTAGAAGCGGTTGATCCAGAATTAGACAACCGGGTGCAGCGGCTGAGAGTAGACCTACCTGGTAACGCTCCAGAACTGATTTCCCGCCTTAGAAACGACAAAATCAGTTTTGATGTGCATCCGCCTCGCAATGATGGTGCCATCTGGGGCCTATTGGGAAACCTAGTCTTCCCCATCTTGCTCATCGCTGGACTCTTCTTCTTGTTCCGTCGCTCTAACAACGTGCCAGGTGGTCCGGGCCAAGCCATGAACTTTGGCAAGTCTCGGGCTCGTTTCCAAATGGAAGCTAAAACTGGCGTCATGTTCGATGACGTAGCAGGCGTGGAAGAAGCCAAGGAAGAACTCCAAGAAGTAGTAACCTTCCTGAAAAAGCCAGAGCGCTTCACGGCAGTTGGAGCCCGCATTCCTAAGGGTGTACTGCTAGTTGGCCCTCCGGGAACTGGTAAAACCCTATTGGCTAAAGCGATCGCGGGGGAAGCGGGAGTGCCATTCTTCAGCATCTCTGGTTCTGAGTTCGTTGAAATGTTTGTCGGTGTGGGTGCGTCTCGCGTCCGTGACCTGTTCAAGAAAGCGAAAGAAAATGCGCCTTGCATCATCTTTATCGATGAAATTGACGCAGTGGGTCGGCAACGGGGCGCAGGCATCGGCGGCGGCAACGATGAGCGGGAGCAAACCCTCAACCAGTTGCTCACTGAGATGGATGGCTTTGAAGGCAACACTGGCATCATCATCATCGCGGCCACCAACCGTCCTGATGTCTTAGACTCGGCGCTGTTGCGTCCCGGTCGCTTTGATCGTCAAGTCACGGTAGATGCTCCCGACATCAAAGGGCGCGTAGAAATTCTGCAAGTGCATGCCCGCAACAAGAAGTTATCTGACGAAGTTTCGATCGATTTGGTGGCTCGTCGGACTCCTGGCTTCACAGGCGCAGACTTGGCAAACTTACTGAATGAGGCTGCTATCCTAACCGCGCGTCGCCGTAAAGAAGCGATCACCATGCTAGAAATCGATGCCGCAGTCGATCGCGTGGTGGCTGGGATGGAAGGCACTCCTCTGGTCGATAGCAAGAGCAAGCGCTTGATTGCTTATCACGAAATTGGTCATGCGGTGATTGGCACCTTGGTCAAGGCTCATGACCCTGTGCAAAAGGTTACTTTGATCCCCCGTGGACAAGCTCAGGGCTTAACCTGGTTCACCCCTAGCGAAGAGCAAGGCTTGATTTCTAAAGCGCAACTGATGGCTCGCATCATGGGTGCTCTAGGCGGTCGGGCGGCTGAGGAAGTGATCTTCGGTGACTCTGAGATAACCACTGGAGCGGGCAATGACCTGCAACAAGTCAGCGGCATGGCGCGACAAATGGTGACTCGGTTCGGAATGTCTGACTTAGGGCCTTTGTGCCTCGAAAGCCAATCGGGCGAAGTGTTCTTGGGCCGCGACTTGATGACTCGCTCGGAGTTCTCCGACGAAATTTCGTCTCGGATCGATGGTCAAGTCCGCTCGATTGTGGAGCACTGCTACGATGAGTCTCGCCGCATCATCCGCGAGAACCGCACTGTAGTCGATCGCCTAGTGGATCTCTTAATCGAGAAAGAAACCATTGACGGCGACGAGTTCCGTCAGATTGTGGCCGAGTACACCGTCGTACCTGAAAAAGAACAGTACGTACCTCAGCTCTAA